In Novipirellula artificiosorum, the DNA window AACATGTATCACGCCGCTTGGGCCTGGGCAGGTAGCACGCCTTACCGAGGCACAAAGCTACAGGGAGCTTATTTTGGCGGCACCCGACAGCCGATGGCGGTCTCCTGGCCTGCCAAGTTGAAAGCCGACAAGACCGCGCGATCCCAATTTCATCATGTTGTCGATGTCGCACCAACGATCTATGAGTTGCTGGACATTTCCCTTCCCCAAGTGGTTAACGGATTCTCCCAAGATCCGATCGATGGCGTCAGCATGGCCTACTCGCTGGACGATCCCGATGCGGAAGGAACGCGTCACACTCAGTTCTTTGACATCATGGCCAGCCGAGGCGTCTACAACGATGGTTGGTTCGCCTCTGCACGTGGGCCGCGCGAACCTTGGGTCGGTGGTATCCCGCCGGGGATACGCGAGTGGTCGCCTCTGACCGACAAGTGGGAGCTTTTCAATATCGAAGAGGACTGGAGTCAGTCGAATGACTTGTCTGAGCAGAACCCTGCGAAACTGGAAGAGATGAAGTCGCTTTTCTTGACGGAATCGGCGAAGAACAAGAACTTACCGATCGGTGGCGGGCTTTGGTCGACCGTCCTTTACCACCCGGAAGACGCGCCTGCACCGCCCTACACGCAATGGTCGTTTTATGGCCCAGTGTCCGGAACGCCTGAATCAGCGGCTCCTAAACTTGGCAAGGTCAGCAGCAAAGTGGCGATGGAAGTCGAAGTGCCCAAAGGTGCAAGCGGCGTGCTGTACGCACTGGCAGGCTTCTCCGGCGGCCTCACTTGTTACATGGACGATGGTCAGCTGTGCTACGAATTCAACCTGTTTGAAATTGAACGAACAAAGATTCGTTCCGAGGCTTCGATCGCAGCCGGCAAGCGTCAGATCGAAGTCGTCTCAAAGCTTGTCGACAAGATCGGTGGTCCGATCGACGTCTCGTTGTTCGTCGATGGGAATCAAGTTGCCCAGGGGCGTGTTCCCCGAGGCATGTCGTTGCACTTCACCAGCAACGCGACGTTCGACATCGGCCGCGACCAGGACTCGCCTGTTTCGCTGGACTACTACGATCGCGCCCCGTTCGACTTCGAAGGCGAGATCGGAACGACCGAGATTCGCTACACCGAAAAGCAGTAGCCGAAAGTAGGCTCCCACGGAAAATACAAACGCGACGCGCGAGCGAATGAATCCGGAAACACAAACTTGCTTGCGTTTCGTGTTTGTACTGAGCTCGATCAACGACTGTGGTCGCAGTTCCAAAGTCGGCTTGATCGACTCTGGCACGCTCAACTGTGGTAGTATCGTCGGCATCCGTTTGGCCAGCATCGTTTTGCCCGAAATCGAGTGCGTATCAGGTAGGCGTTCCGACAACACTACCATCAGCAGAAAAGAGAAGCATGTCAACGAACCAGAAGGTCAGCGAATTCGGAGGCATTTTGAGGGCGGATGGCGGGATCTTTGGCGAGCGCCGAATGGAGACTTTCGACCGCCTGAAGAGACAGTGCCGCTGGAATTCGGCTGCTGTCCCAAGTTGCCTCGACGACCTGACTCAGGAGTTGCAATTTGTTTTTGCCTTCGAAAATCGGCTTGCCTGTTAGCAGATAGAACATGACCGCTCCTAGCGAGTAGACATCTGCTGCAGGACTAACCTGCTCCGGCGAAACAACGCATTCAGGGGCCATGAACTGGACAGTGCCTGCAATTTCGCCTGACGAGGAAAGATGCTCGTCTTCGATCGAAACAGTGCTCTTGCCTAAGCCAAAATCTAAGACCTTGATAAACTGCTCCGCCGTACCGAAATGCGATACCATGATATTTTGCGGTTTGATATCGCGATGTACCAATCCTGCGTCATGAGCTTCGGCCAATGCCATACAGACCTGGCGGATGATCAACAGTGTGGTCTCTTCTGTTTGCTGCCCATGATATTCAACGAGTTGCGATAGAGTCAGTCCGTCTACTAGCTCCATGACGAAGAAGGGAGAGCCATTCTCGCAGACGCCTGTGTCGAACACTCGAATTGTCGATGGATGGGTTAGGCTCGCAAGGA includes these proteins:
- a CDS encoding serine/threonine-protein kinase; this encodes MTLINDGGQIVSSSDATNTEVARPTIQGQAALTQIASAALSRTRAAQRSGFVLDPYVNHRGRRVVGAWSWVPGGSPTGVIIEQEVSSAYWFHFWLISPVLLGLCCLAAPPLVYLAKTRLKRKWRGGLPMLDGRYQLSELIGQGGYSQVFGATDLQLDRKVAVKVLSKRHSKGVSLGRFKREVRILASLTHPSTIRVFDTGVCENGSPFFVMELVDGLTLSQLVEYHGQQTEETTLLIIRQVCMALAEAHDAGLVHRDIKPQNIMVSHFGTAEQFIKVLDFGLGKSTVSIEDEHLSSSGEIAGTVQFMAPECVVSPEQVSPAADVYSLGAVMFYLLTGKPIFEGKNKLQLLSQVVEATWDSSRIPAALSLQAVESLHSALAKDPAIRPQNASEFADLLVR